The following coding sequences are from one Cenarchaeum symbiosum A window:
- a CDS encoding HD superfamily phosphohydrolases (COG1078): MRGHLDIIDPVHGFVSVSGAEVELIDLPAFQRLRRIRQLSGAHLVYPGAQHTRFEHSLGVMHVAGQMARFLGDRGILGPGEAEALRLSSLLHDIGHGPFSHLFEEVYRRGSGFSHEDMGRKIIEETEVGDVLEASGHAKKTVAGLAFGGPGPKYAAEIVSGALSADIMDYLPRDGHFTGAEHARIDSRRIVQSLDVYGDRLALERSALYSFESMMHSRYQMFKAVYFHKTVRAAEVILLEAMELAEGELGLTSGGLDDYLGLTDEAVLSGLLSLEGGGDPGRARAFAEDYLNRRLPKCVYERIKPVPGGTGVVDTAGIRGEISRKSGVDPSEIFVDDSMAPSVPLPPKDVRQSVMLMDHGRNVKEVPMQEMPLVAAMSEFTDILRVYATSGARNKVEIAARSILGER; encoded by the coding sequence ATGAGGGGGCACCTCGACATAATAGACCCGGTGCACGGCTTTGTGAGCGTCTCTGGCGCCGAGGTGGAGCTGATAGACCTGCCCGCCTTTCAGAGGCTCCGCAGGATACGCCAGCTCTCGGGGGCCCACCTCGTATACCCGGGGGCCCAGCATACCAGGTTCGAGCACTCGCTCGGTGTAATGCATGTAGCAGGGCAGATGGCCCGCTTTCTGGGGGACAGGGGGATACTTGGCCCCGGCGAGGCGGAGGCGCTGCGCCTCTCAAGCCTGCTGCACGACATAGGGCACGGCCCGTTCTCGCACCTCTTCGAGGAGGTGTACCGCAGGGGGTCGGGCTTTTCGCACGAGGACATGGGCAGAAAGATAATAGAGGAGACAGAAGTGGGGGACGTCCTGGAGGCGTCGGGCCACGCGAAAAAGACGGTGGCGGGGCTGGCGTTTGGCGGCCCGGGCCCAAAGTATGCAGCCGAGATAGTCTCCGGCGCCCTCAGTGCCGACATAATGGACTACCTGCCGAGGGACGGGCACTTTACGGGCGCCGAGCACGCCAGGATAGACAGCAGGAGGATAGTCCAGTCGCTCGACGTATACGGGGACAGGCTAGCCCTCGAGAGATCGGCGCTCTATTCGTTCGAGTCCATGATGCACTCCAGATACCAGATGTTCAAGGCGGTATACTTTCACAAGACTGTGAGGGCGGCCGAGGTGATCCTGCTCGAGGCCATGGAGCTTGCAGAAGGGGAGCTCGGGCTCACCTCGGGGGGCCTCGACGACTATCTTGGGCTCACCGACGAGGCGGTGCTCTCCGGCCTGCTCTCGCTTGAGGGGGGCGGCGACCCAGGCAGGGCGCGGGCGTTTGCAGAGGACTACCTGAACAGGCGGCTCCCAAAGTGCGTCTACGAGAGGATCAAGCCCGTACCGGGGGGAACAGGCGTCGTGGATACTGCCGGGATACGCGGCGAGATATCCAGAAAATCCGGCGTCGACCCCTCCGAGATATTCGTCGACGATTCAATGGCGCCCTCGGTCCCGCTGCCCCCGAAGGACGTCAGGCAGTCGGTCATGCTGATGGACCACGGCAGAAACGTAAAGGAGGTGCCCATGCAGGAGATGCCGCTCGTCGCAGCCATGTCCGAGTTTACGGACATACTGCGGGTCTATGCAACCAGCGGCGCCAGAAACAAGGTTGAAATTGCGGCGCGCTCGATTCTTGGGGAACGGTAA
- a CDS encoding thymidylate kinase (COG0125): MGIQAVIIVIEGCDQAGKQTQAGLLAGALNRKGRKARVFAFPDYTTPVGKMMKKQLEGRGFEPRVFHCLAAANRWEKAGEIRAASSGGSVAILDRYRQSNMVYGVLNGLSRRWLAGLDAGLPRADVVILLDIKQKEAFRRKPSGRDPSSGTHHSPSRWQQNTGGPPRQAGGRLWTRRAQRTRCTAG, from the coding sequence GTGGGCATACAGGCGGTGATTATAGTAATAGAAGGGTGCGACCAGGCGGGAAAGCAGACCCAAGCGGGCCTGCTTGCCGGCGCCCTGAACAGGAAGGGCAGAAAGGCCCGCGTCTTTGCATTCCCCGATTATACGACCCCTGTGGGAAAGATGATGAAGAAACAGCTCGAAGGGAGGGGCTTTGAGCCCAGGGTCTTTCACTGTCTTGCCGCCGCAAACAGGTGGGAAAAAGCAGGCGAGATAAGGGCCGCATCTTCAGGTGGATCGGTTGCGATACTCGACAGGTACAGGCAGTCCAATATGGTCTATGGCGTGCTCAACGGCCTGAGCAGGAGATGGCTTGCGGGCCTCGATGCGGGGCTGCCCCGGGCGGACGTGGTGATCCTGCTCGATATAAAGCAGAAGGAGGCGTTCCGACGCAAGCCCTCCGGTAGGGACCCCTCGAGCGGGACGCATCATTCTCCATCAAGGTGGCAGCAGAATACAGGAGGGCCGCCAAGGCAGGCCGGTGGAAGATTGTGGACGCGTCGGGCACAAAGGACCAGGTGCACGGCAGGGTGA
- a CDS encoding uridine monophosphate kinase (COG0528), producing MAKKRIVIKLSGSAFGGDDGKVLREYAAFLSGISGSWQPVVVAGGGRVARQYIANARSSGADETTLDEIGIGVSRLNARLLICALGAKAHPYPPATLKEVRHAVDGGLVVIAGGLHPGQSTNGTAALIAEKVGAAQFLNATDVDGVYDRDPNKHSDARMLRKIGLGELRKMLAREDSVAGGYDLMDLVALKVIERSRIRTRILRADVNVLKKAVRGTAAGTELVLPDS from the coding sequence ATGGCAAAAAAGCGCATAGTGATAAAGCTCTCCGGCAGCGCCTTTGGCGGGGACGACGGCAAGGTACTCAGGGAGTATGCGGCATTTCTCTCGGGGATCAGCGGGTCCTGGCAGCCGGTGGTCGTCGCCGGCGGGGGCAGGGTTGCGCGCCAGTACATTGCAAACGCAAGGTCCTCGGGGGCGGACGAGACTACCCTTGACGAGATTGGCATAGGGGTCTCACGCCTCAACGCCAGGCTGCTCATATGCGCGCTGGGTGCAAAGGCGCACCCGTACCCTCCTGCCACCCTGAAGGAGGTGCGGCACGCAGTAGACGGCGGCCTGGTGGTGATCGCAGGCGGCCTGCACCCGGGGCAGAGCACCAACGGGACAGCGGCCCTGATAGCCGAGAAGGTGGGGGCTGCACAGTTCCTCAACGCGACAGACGTTGACGGCGTCTACGACAGGGATCCCAACAAGCACAGCGACGCCAGGATGCTCCGGAAGATAGGCCTCGGGGAGCTGCGCAAGATGCTGGCCCGCGAGGATTCAGTCGCCGGCGGCTACGACCTGATGGACCTTGTGGCCCTCAAGGTGATAGAGAGATCCCGCATAAGGACCAGGATACTAAGGGCCGATGTAAACGTCCTAAAAAAGGCGGTGCGCGGCACGGCAGCTGGCACGGAACTGGTCCTGCCGGACAGCTGA